A region from the Vicia villosa cultivar HV-30 ecotype Madison, WI linkage group LG3, Vvil1.0, whole genome shotgun sequence genome encodes:
- the LOC131659719 gene encoding indole-3-acetaldehyde oxidase-like, whose translation MTVFFTLYKFNDKSNIGEAVFVDDIPSPPNLSIKLRQELELDGVKGIISSKDIPNGGVNLGAKIIFGSEPLFSEEIAQCVGDRLAFVVADTQKLAEFAANSAFVEYNIENLEPPILSVEDAVKKSSFFDVPPSYQPKNQIGDILKGMAEADHKIVSSKIHMKTMKLFVILDIMFKFSFE comes from the exons ATGACAGTTTTTTTTACTTTGTACAAATTTAATGATAAATCAAATATTGGTGAGGCTGTGTTTGTGGATGATATTCCATCACCACCAAATTTAAGTATAAAACTCAGGCAAGAATTGGAACTTGATGGAGTGAAGGGTATCATTTCAAGTAAAGACATTCCGAATGGTGGGGTGAACCTTGGAGCAAAGATTATATTTGGAAGCGAACCTCTATTTTCCGAAGAGATTGCTCAATGTGTCGGTGATCGTCTTGCCTTTGTG GTTGCAGATACTCAGAAACTTGCAGAGTTTGCTGCAAATTCCGCTTTTGTTGAATACAATATTGAAAATCTTGAACCACCTATCCTAAGTGTTGAAGATGCTGTTAAAAAATCTAGTTTTTTTGATGTTCCTCCATCTTATCAACCAAAAAATCAAATTGGTGATATATTAAAAGGAATGGCTGAAGCAGATCACAAGATTGTTTCTTCTAAGATACACATGAAAACAATGAAATTGTTTGTGATTCTTGATATAATgtttaaattttcttttgaatAA